The following coding sequences are from one Musa acuminata AAA Group cultivar baxijiao chromosome BXJ1-6, Cavendish_Baxijiao_AAA, whole genome shotgun sequence window:
- the LOC135677473 gene encoding uncharacterized protein LOC135677473, giving the protein MDSSDLPMDGKSSRPRLAPLKVRRDSYAIKKRPVVPPAPPQYRRPIIIYAVSPKVVHATPSDFMSVVQRLTGAAAASASSSSSSDASVLSASARLATHASSSEMLMKGEQDLSDDLLGVDGGMVFSRSSFDGLSQDISGNKGVMGISSFSPSPNHSAAAAYWEFWLLQQRDGGRI; this is encoded by the coding sequence ATGGATTCATCTGATCTCCCCATGGACGGGAAGTCGTCGAGGCCGCGGCTGGCTCCTCTCAAAGTTCGAAGGGACTCCTACGCGATAAAGAAACGTCCGGTTGTGCCGCCTGCGCCACCCCAGTACCGGCGGCCCATCATAATTTACGCCGTCTCGCCGAAGGTCGTCCACGCCACTCCTAGCGACTTCATGTCGGTGGTGCAACGCCTCACcggtgccgccgccgcctccgcctcctcttcgtcttcttctgaTGCTTCAGTTTTGTCTGCATCTGCTCGTTTAGCCACACACGCATCGAGCAGTGAAATGTTGATGAAGGGCGAGCAAGATCTATCGGATGATCTACTAGGAGTCGATGGTGGCATGGTGTTTTCCCGATCATCCTTCGATGGACTCAGCCAAGATATTTCCGGCAACAAGGGCGTCATGGGGATCAGCAGCTTCTCGCCAAGTCCTAAtcattctgctgctgctgcttactGGGAGTTTTGGCTGCTGCAACAACGTGATGGAGGTCGTATCTGA